A region of Plantactinospora sp. BC1 DNA encodes the following proteins:
- a CDS encoding cellulase family glycosylhydrolase, with amino-acid sequence MSLQSTVRRARWRVGLVAASAAVLLVSGVTVAVSAQAAAGCRVAYSTSAQWSGGFTANVGITNLGDPVSGWSLVWTFPSGQRVTQAWNANVTSSGSQVTATNVSHNGAIATNATVSFGFNGSWTGTNTVPTSFALNGVACTGEVGGPTGQPSTRPPTSAPPTTRPPTTPPPAGNAMAAVAAMQPGWNLGNSFDAVGADETAWGNPRVTEALLDNIRAQGFNSIRIPVTWSNHHGAAPSYTIDAAWLNRVREVVNWALADGFYVMINIHHDSWQWINTMPTDRTNVLNRYNALWTQIAAAFRDASPRLTFESVNEPQFTGSSGDAQNATLLHELNTSFHRIVRQSGGGNATRLLVLPTLHTSADQPRVDELVSTFNTLNDPNLIATVHFYGYWPFSVNVAGGTRFDATVQQDLTGVFDRVYNAFVARNIPVIIGEYGLLGFDRHTGTVEQGEKLKFFEYLGYYARNRRITTQLWDNGQHFGRTSFQWSDPELFAQIRSSWTTRSGTASSDQVYVPRTGAITSKSLTLNLNGTTFAGLRQGNTDLVNGTDYTVSGNTLTLTAAAVTRLVGSRAYGVNANIQARFSQGVPWRISIITYDPPVLTNATGPAASFAIPTQFRGDQLATMEAKYADGSNAGPHNWTSFKEFDVAFAPNYSANSITLKPEFFAEVNDGQRVTLTFHFWSGTTVTYYVTESGGNVTGTTS; translated from the coding sequence GTGAGTCTGCAGAGCACGGTGCGAAGAGCCCGATGGCGGGTCGGTCTGGTCGCGGCGAGCGCCGCCGTACTGCTGGTCTCGGGGGTGACGGTGGCGGTCAGCGCCCAGGCGGCCGCGGGCTGCCGGGTGGCGTACTCGACCTCGGCGCAGTGGTCGGGCGGCTTCACCGCCAACGTCGGCATCACCAACCTCGGTGACCCGGTCAGCGGTTGGAGCCTGGTCTGGACGTTCCCGTCCGGTCAGCGGGTCACCCAGGCGTGGAACGCGAACGTCACCTCCTCGGGCAGCCAGGTGACCGCGACCAACGTCAGCCACAACGGCGCGATCGCGACCAACGCGACGGTGTCGTTCGGCTTCAACGGCTCCTGGACCGGTACGAACACCGTGCCGACGTCGTTCGCGCTCAACGGTGTCGCCTGCACCGGCGAGGTCGGCGGGCCGACGGGCCAGCCGAGCACCCGGCCGCCGACCAGCGCGCCGCCGACGACCCGGCCGCCGACCACCCCGCCCCCGGCCGGCAACGCGATGGCGGCGGTCGCCGCGATGCAGCCGGGCTGGAACCTCGGCAACTCGTTCGACGCGGTCGGCGCCGACGAGACCGCCTGGGGCAACCCCCGGGTGACGGAGGCGCTGCTGGACAACATCCGGGCGCAGGGGTTCAACAGCATCCGGATCCCGGTCACCTGGAGCAACCACCACGGCGCGGCGCCGAGTTACACGATCGACGCGGCCTGGCTCAACCGGGTACGCGAGGTGGTCAACTGGGCGCTCGCCGACGGCTTCTACGTGATGATCAACATCCACCACGACTCGTGGCAGTGGATCAACACGATGCCGACCGACCGTACGAACGTCCTCAACCGCTACAACGCGCTCTGGACCCAGATCGCCGCCGCGTTCCGGGACGCCTCACCCCGGCTGACCTTCGAGAGCGTCAACGAGCCGCAGTTCACCGGCAGCTCCGGCGACGCCCAGAACGCGACCCTGCTGCACGAGCTGAACACGTCGTTCCACCGCATCGTCCGGCAGTCCGGCGGCGGCAACGCCACCCGGCTGCTGGTGCTGCCCACCCTGCACACCTCGGCCGACCAGCCCCGGGTCGACGAGCTGGTCAGCACCTTCAACACGCTGAACGACCCCAACCTGATCGCCACCGTCCACTTCTACGGGTACTGGCCGTTCAGCGTGAACGTCGCCGGTGGCACCCGCTTCGACGCCACCGTGCAGCAGGACCTGACCGGCGTCTTCGACCGCGTCTACAACGCCTTCGTCGCCCGCAACATCCCGGTCATCATCGGCGAGTACGGGCTGCTCGGCTTCGACCGGCACACCGGCACGGTCGAGCAGGGCGAGAAACTGAAGTTCTTCGAGTACCTCGGCTACTACGCCCGCAACCGCCGGATCACCACCCAGCTGTGGGACAACGGGCAGCACTTCGGCCGTACCTCGTTCCAGTGGAGCGACCCGGAACTCTTCGCGCAGATCAGGTCGAGCTGGACCACCCGTTCCGGCACCGCGTCCAGCGACCAGGTGTACGTGCCGAGGACCGGCGCGATCACCAGCAAGAGCCTGACGCTGAACCTGAACGGCACCACCTTCGCCGGCCTGCGCCAGGGCAACACCGACCTGGTCAACGGCACCGACTACACGGTCTCCGGCAACACCCTCACGCTCACCGCCGCCGCCGTCACCCGGCTGGTCGGCTCCCGGGCGTACGGCGTCAACGCGAACATCCAGGCGCGGTTCTCCCAGGGCGTGCCCTGGCGGATCAGCATCATCACGTACGACCCGCCGGTGCTGACGAACGCGACCGGACCGGCCGCCTCGTTCGCGATACCCACCCAGTTCCGGGGTGACCAACTCGCCACCATGGAGGCGAAGTACGCCGACGGCAGCAACGCGGGCCCGCACAACTGGACCTCGTTCAAGGAGTTCGACGTCGCCTTCGCCCCGAACTACAGCGCGAACTCCATCACGCTGAAGCCGGAGTTCTTCGCCGAGGTGAACGACGGGCAGCGGGTCACCCTCACCTTCCACTTCTGGAGCGGCACCACCGTCACCTACTACGTCACCGAGTCCGGCGGGAACGTCACCGGTACGACGTCGTGA
- a CDS encoding family 43 glycosylhydrolase yields the protein MNSTVRRGAAAAPHRPARRLPGRAATVLVAGLLAGGLVAAGTPARAAEPPDSHTFTNTVNPILGDGSYYSADPAPLVVPAGAPGNSSGRDELYIYTGHDEAGPSTNDFVMNEWGAFRTTDVEAGRWTHYPSLMRPEQVFGWATPGRAYAGQVVRGVDGRYYWYVPIHERDSPAADKFAIGVAVSTSPTGPWTDHAGGPIISQRVPTANTIHNIDPTVLIDGQAPDQRVYVYWGSFGQLRTLELQPDMKTPVGTPRAVTGLTGFFEAPWIFRRGDTYYFAYAGNNAGPTSPCTPANYHACIGYATASSPAGPWTYRGTILRPVSSTTSHPGIVEFDGRWYLAYHTADATGGGHFRRSVAIDPLEWDDTQSPPRMRPVTPTPVRGRDLTPRANIAQEATVGVSNEPVPTQYWVKALNDEIVRSNPLPPDMWGTWTGNNPAQQWVQYTWDQPMRIAGSQIDFWNDQPQGSGVGVAAPARWRIEYWDLDAGQWVEVPNPSGYPTGTQGFQHTTFDPVTSTQLRATFDASTNGSSYSAVAVEEWKVLAAQPETVTAPPITVEVGETELPGTLPVSFGAETLRVPVFWDPVGPEQVARPGTFDTRGTVLGYAAGRVAARVTVISPDDTEGDETAPTVTLTPSGSAGTAGWYRSAVRVRAAGVDDRGGRLTIAARVDDAEPSVATGVRQLDVTVAGDGEHTVTATATDRAGNVSTRADLAVRIDATPPASTATVDGGTRRVTLGASDATSGVARIEYAVDTGAWTPYTGPIAAPDPNRHTVSFRALDAAGNLETARTVTIPADLSGPLTGNIGPVGTPTASYTAGWNSVAALNDGADPPNPAQAQLWGTWSGSRPATQWVQYDWARPIRITGTELKFWRDADQGTGDGVAEPDGWVLQYWDESTSAWRDVTGASGYGTSSTAFNTVTFDPVSTPRVRATIRANGNGSTYSAVAITEWRVNADDPGVRAELPATVTAVPRCLAGRAYLAVQARNDHDAPVRIVLETAYGERSVPAVAPGANAYQSFATRAASVPAGGLTWVTVRVTGTVRGEEVTTVHSAGHPAVGCTD from the coding sequence GTGAACAGCACCGTGCGGCGCGGCGCCGCTGCGGCACCCCACCGGCCGGCGCGCCGGCTTCCCGGCCGGGCCGCCACCGTGCTGGTCGCCGGGCTCCTCGCCGGCGGCCTGGTCGCGGCCGGCACGCCGGCCCGGGCCGCCGAGCCCCCGGACTCCCACACCTTCACCAACACCGTCAACCCGATCCTCGGCGACGGCAGCTACTACTCGGCCGACCCGGCCCCGCTGGTGGTGCCGGCCGGTGCCCCCGGCAACTCCAGCGGCCGGGACGAGCTGTACATCTACACCGGACACGACGAGGCCGGACCCTCCACGAACGACTTCGTCATGAACGAGTGGGGCGCGTTCCGGACCACCGACGTCGAGGCGGGCCGGTGGACCCACTACCCGTCGCTGATGCGGCCGGAGCAGGTCTTCGGCTGGGCCACACCGGGCCGGGCGTACGCCGGCCAGGTGGTCCGGGGCGTCGACGGCCGCTACTACTGGTACGTCCCGATCCACGAGCGGGACAGCCCGGCCGCCGACAAGTTCGCCATCGGCGTCGCCGTCTCGACGAGCCCGACCGGCCCGTGGACCGACCACGCGGGCGGCCCGATCATCTCCCAGCGGGTGCCCACGGCGAACACCATCCACAACATCGACCCGACGGTCCTGATCGACGGCCAGGCCCCCGACCAGCGGGTGTACGTCTACTGGGGCTCGTTCGGCCAGCTCCGGACGCTGGAACTCCAGCCGGACATGAAGACCCCGGTCGGCACCCCGCGTGCCGTCACCGGGCTGACCGGCTTCTTCGAGGCGCCCTGGATCTTCCGGCGCGGCGACACCTACTACTTCGCGTACGCCGGGAACAACGCCGGCCCGACCTCGCCGTGCACCCCGGCGAACTACCACGCCTGCATCGGCTACGCGACGGCGTCGTCGCCGGCCGGACCGTGGACCTATCGGGGCACGATCCTCCGCCCGGTCTCCTCGACGACGAGTCACCCGGGCATCGTGGAGTTCGACGGCCGGTGGTATCTGGCGTACCACACCGCCGACGCGACCGGCGGCGGCCACTTCCGCCGATCGGTGGCGATCGACCCGCTGGAGTGGGACGACACCCAGAGCCCGCCCCGGATGAGGCCGGTGACGCCGACCCCGGTCCGGGGACGCGACCTGACGCCCCGGGCGAACATCGCCCAGGAGGCGACGGTCGGCGTCTCCAACGAGCCGGTGCCCACCCAGTACTGGGTGAAGGCGCTCAACGACGAGATCGTCCGGTCGAACCCGCTGCCGCCGGACATGTGGGGGACCTGGACCGGCAACAACCCGGCCCAGCAGTGGGTGCAGTACACCTGGGACCAGCCGATGCGGATCGCCGGTTCGCAGATCGACTTCTGGAACGACCAGCCGCAGGGCAGCGGGGTGGGCGTCGCCGCGCCGGCCCGCTGGCGGATCGAGTACTGGGACCTCGACGCCGGGCAGTGGGTCGAGGTGCCGAACCCGAGCGGCTATCCGACCGGCACCCAGGGCTTCCAGCACACCACCTTCGACCCGGTGACCAGCACGCAGCTCCGGGCGACCTTCGACGCCTCGACCAACGGCAGCAGCTACTCGGCGGTGGCGGTCGAGGAGTGGAAGGTCCTCGCCGCGCAGCCGGAGACCGTCACCGCGCCACCGATCACGGTCGAGGTCGGCGAGACGGAGCTGCCCGGCACGCTGCCGGTGTCGTTCGGCGCCGAGACGCTGCGGGTGCCGGTCTTCTGGGACCCGGTCGGCCCGGAGCAGGTCGCCCGGCCCGGCACGTTCGACACCCGGGGCACCGTGCTCGGCTACGCCGCCGGGCGGGTCGCCGCGCGGGTCACCGTCATCTCACCGGACGACACCGAGGGGGACGAGACCGCCCCGACGGTGACGCTCACCCCGAGCGGCAGCGCCGGCACCGCCGGCTGGTACCGCTCGGCGGTGCGGGTCCGGGCCGCCGGGGTCGACGACCGGGGCGGCCGGCTGACCATCGCCGCCCGGGTCGACGACGCCGAGCCGAGCGTCGCCACCGGGGTACGCCAGCTCGACGTCACCGTCGCAGGCGACGGCGAGCACACCGTCACCGCGACCGCGACCGACCGGGCCGGCAACGTCTCCACCCGGGCGGACCTCGCCGTACGCATCGACGCGACGCCGCCGGCCAGCACCGCCACAGTGGACGGAGGCACCCGGCGGGTCACGCTGGGCGCGAGCGACGCCACCTCCGGGGTCGCCCGGATCGAGTACGCCGTCGACACCGGCGCCTGGACCCCATACACCGGCCCGATCGCGGCTCCGGACCCGAACCGGCACACCGTCTCGTTCCGGGCCCTCGACGCGGCCGGAAACCTGGAGACCGCCCGGACCGTCACCATCCCGGCCGACCTCTCCGGCCCGCTCACCGGCAACATCGGCCCGGTCGGCACCCCGACCGCCTCCTACACCGCCGGCTGGAACAGCGTCGCCGCGCTCAACGACGGTGCCGACCCGCCGAACCCGGCCCAGGCACAGCTCTGGGGCACCTGGTCCGGCAGCCGTCCGGCGACCCAGTGGGTCCAGTACGACTGGGCCCGCCCCATCCGGATCACCGGTACCGAGCTGAAGTTCTGGCGGGACGCCGACCAGGGCACCGGGGACGGCGTCGCCGAGCCCGACGGCTGGGTGTTGCAGTACTGGGACGAGTCGACCTCGGCCTGGCGGGACGTCACCGGCGCCTCCGGGTACGGCACCAGCAGCACCGCCTTCAACACCGTCACCTTCGACCCGGTCAGCACGCCCCGGGTCCGGGCCACGATCCGGGCCAACGGCAACGGCAGCACCTACTCGGCGGTCGCGATCACCGAGTGGCGGGTGAACGCCGACGACCCGGGCGTACGGGCCGAGCTGCCGGCCACCGTCACCGCCGTGCCGCGCTGCCTCGCCGGCCGGGCGTACCTCGCCGTGCAGGCCCGCAACGACCACGACGCACCGGTCCGGATCGTGCTGGAGACCGCGTACGGCGAGCGCTCCGTGCCGGCGGTCGCGCCCGGGGCCAACGCCTACCAGTCGTTCGCCACCCGGGCGGCCTCGGTGCCGGCGGGCGGGCTGACCTGGGTGACGGTGCGGGTCACCGGGACGGTGCGCGGCGAAGAGGTGACCACCGTGCACTCCGCCGGACACCCCGCCGTCGGCTGCACCGACTGA